The Thalassophryne amazonica chromosome 8, fThaAma1.1, whole genome shotgun sequence genome includes a window with the following:
- the LOC117515284 gene encoding uncharacterized protein LOC117515284 isoform X4 codes for MSYRLFVFVPPSPSFFFLCFPSFLSVSFHSGRPPKYSSVLELGSLTPTSPSSPVHPLPLPSPSSGDGDIHEDFCTVCRRSGQLLMCDTCSRVYHLDCLDPPLKTIPKGMWICPKCQDQILKKEEAIPWPGTLAIVHSYIAYKEAKEEEKQKLVKWSSELKLEREQLEQRVKHLSNSITKCMETKNTILARQKEMQLSLDKVKHLIRLIQAFSFNRALAETEGTGGSTRIRNSTEGGSKTETASEVNSVEKMEIERSTSSSNTDVTEKQQEPGAAGNDQTSVVPRGVTDCQGVLDEGTILTASQNPARAAPGFIVGGKITPGVGTGGNTGTGPQAEMVVSTDTEAFLAVDNASSSVVTTVVTTNGTTGLVCPNYSPMEACAINATTNSENKIAAFTTPDTGGEETKKITESDGSNTNNSKTSESSQHSLPALLSSLDNKK; via the exons ATGTCATACagactgtttgtttttgtcccccCCTCTccatctttcttttttctttgttttccgTCTTTTTTGTCTGTCTCATTTCACTCAGGTCGTCCACCCAAATACAGCAGCGTCCTGGAGCTGGGCAGCCTCACCCCGACCTCCCCCTCCAGCCCCGTCCATCCCCTCCCCCTGCCCAGCCCCAGCTCTGGGGAT GGAGACATCCATGAGGATTTCTGCACTGTGTGCAGACGCAGTGGCCAGTTGCTCATGTGCGACACGTGTTCTCGTGTTTATCACCTGGACTGCCTGGATCCACCCCTGAAAACCATTCCTAAAGGCATGTGGATCTGTCCAAAATGTCAAGATCAG ATCCTGAAAAAAGAAGAAGCCATTCCATGGCCTGGTACCCTGGCTATTGTTCATTCCTATATAGCTTACAAAGAAG CTAAAGAAGAGGAGAAACAGAAGCTAGTGAAATGGAGTTCTGAACTGAAATTAGAACGAGAACAGCTGGAACAGAGAGTTAAACACCTTAGCAACTCTATAACG AAATGTATGGAGACAAAGAACACCATTCTGGCTCGTCAGAAGGAAATGCAGCTTTCTCTGGACAAAGTCAAACATCTAATTCGCCTCATCCAAGCCTTCAGTTTTAACCGAGCTCTGGCAGAGACAGAGGGTACAGGTGGCAGTACCAGAATCAGGAACAGCACTGAAGGCGGGAGCAAAACTGAAACGGCATCAGAAGTTAACTCTGTAGAGAAAATGGAGATTGAGCGCTCTACATCCAGCAGCAACACTGATGTTACAGAGAAACAGCAGGAGCCTGGAGCTGCAGGAAATGACCAGACATCAGTAGTACCAAGAGGAGTAACAGATTGCCAGGGTGTTCTAGATGAGGGCACCATCCTAACAGCAAGTCAGAACCCTGCAAGGGCTGCGCCTGGTTTCATTGTAGGGGGCAAGATTACTCCTGGTGTAGGAACAGGTGGCAACACAGGGACTGGTCCCCAGGCTGAGATGGTGGTCAGTACCGATACTGAGGCATTTCTGGCAGTTGACAATGCCAGTTCCTCAGTGGTTACAACTGTTGTCACCACCAACGGCACCACCGGGCTGGTCTGCCCTAACTACAGCCCCATGGAAGCCTGCGCTATCAATGCTACGACCAACTCTGAGAACAAGATAGCTGCTTTCACCACTCCAGACACTGGTGGGGAAGAAACAAAGAAGATCACTGAGAGTGATGGCAGCAACACCAACAACAGCAAAACCTCAGAATCCTCCCAGCATTCTTTGCCAGCTCTTCTCAGCAGTTTGGACAATAAAAAGTAA